CCCGCTGCAGCACCAGCCAGACACCGCCGGCCACCAGCACCCCGATCAGCACGGCCGCGCTCATGACGACACCGTCCTGCCGGTGACCGCGAGGTCCGCGCCGGTCCGGGGCTCCGGGCCGGGCGCCACCTCGGACCGGACCGGCGGCTGCACGGGGCCGACGGGCTCCGGCCGGTCGCCGAGCCGGTCGAGGGTGGCGACGACCAGGCCGAGGACCATCAGCAGCACGCCGGTGTCGAACAGCAGGGCGGAACCGACGCCGACCGCCCCCAGCAGCGGCAGGTCGAAGGGAGCCAGGAACGCGCCGCCGAGCACGCCGCCGAGCAGCCCGGTGCCGAGCGCGAGGAGCAGGCCGGCACCCACCAGCACGTCCGGGCGCAGCCACCGCGGCAGCCGGCCGTGGGCCAGCTGGGACAGGGCCACGGCCGCCCCGGAGACCAGCGCGGCGATGAACCCCCCGCCGGGCGCGTCGTGCCCCCGCCAGAGGAGGACCACCGCCAGCAGCGCCACGCCGGGGACGATCAGCCGCCCGCTCGCCTCCAGCACCACGTCGGTGCCGCTGGCCGCGCGCCGGGCGGCCGGTGCCGGCCGGCGGGACCGGGCGGGACCGTCGCCGAAGAGGGCGAGGAGGCCCAGGGCCGCGACGCCCAGCACCACTGCCTCACCGAGGGTGTCCATCGCGCGGAAGTCCACCAGGATCGTGTTGACCACGTTGCTGCCTCCCGTCGCGGGTTCGGCGGTGCGGAGGAACCAGTCGCCGGCCACCGACGACCCCCGGCGGCCGGTGAGTGCGACCGTGGCCGCAGCCGCCGCGAGACCGCAGGCCAGCGCCAGCGCGCCGGCCTGGAGCAGACGGCGGCGCTGCACCCGGGGCAGCTGCCGGGGCCCTCCGCGCAGGACGAGCACGACGACGACCGCGGTCAGCACCTCGACCAGGAGCAGGGTCAGCGCGACGTCCGGCGCACCGGCCAGGAGGAACCAGGCGGAGACCAGCAGCCCCACCATGCCCAGCAGCGCGACGACCGCCAGCGTCGAGCGGACGACCACCGTGCCGACGACGGCGCCCGCGACCAGGACGACCACCGGCCAGTCGAGGGCGGCGTCGGTGGCGTTGCGGGCCGGCAACCCCTCGAGGGCGGACGACCCGGCGATCCCGAGCGCGGCGATGACGACCAGCGGGCGGGCCAGGTGGCCGGCCAGTCCCTCCTGGCGGTCCGGGCTGCCCACCCACCGGCCGAAGGCCAGCACGCCGTCGTGGGCCCGGTCGAACAGTGCACCACCGTCGGGCAGTGGCACCCGGTCCAGCAGCCGGTCGACCTGCCGTCGCCGCAGGAACAGCACCAGCCCGGTGCTGACGGCGACCGCCGACATGACGATCTCCGGACTGAGTCCGTGCCAGAACTGGAAGGGCCGCATCGGCGCATCGGGCAGCACGTCGGCACCGGCCCGGACCACGACCGGGTTGAGCAGGTTGATGCCCGACCCCAGGACCAGCCCCGCGAGAGCCGGCACCACTGCGGGCGCCAGGAAGGCCGGCGAGGGCTCGTACAGGTCGGGTTGGCGGGTCACGCCGCCGAAGGCGCCGAAGAAGATCCGCAGGCCGTAGGCGGTGGTGAGCGCGGAGGCCGTGACGCCCAGCACCCCGGCCACCAGGCCGGCACCGGGCACGACGTCGGCCTGGAAGAGGCCCTGGAACAGGTACTCCTTGCTGACGAACCCGAGCAGCGGCGGGATGCCGGCCATCGACAGGCCGGCCAGCCCGGTGACCGCGGCGGTCACCGGCATCACCCGCCACAGCCCCGACAGCTGACGGATGTCGCGGCTGCCGGTCTCCTTGTCGATGATCCCGACCAGCATGAACAGCGTGGCCTTGAACAGCGCGTGGGCGGCCGTGTGCAGCATCGCGGCGGCCAGGGCGGTGCCCGTGCCCACCCCGATCGCCGCGACGAGGAAGCCGAGCTGGCTGACCGTCGAGTGGGCGAGGATCGCCTTCAGGTCGTGCTGCCGCAGCGCCATGAAGGCGCCGACCAGCGCCGAGGTGAGCCCGACCGACAGCAGCAGGGCCGACCACAGCGGCAGGTCGGAGAACAGCGGCGAGGTCCGCATCAGCAGGTAGATGCCGGCCTTGACCATCGTCGCGGCGTGCAGGTAGGCGCTGACCGGCGTCATCGCGACCATCGCGCCGGGCAGCCAGAAGTGCAGGGGCACCTGCGCGGACTTGGTGAAGGCGGCGAAGGCGACCAGCAGGGCGATCGGTCCGGCCAGCGGCGAGTCGAGCACCCGGTCGGGGTCGGCGAGGATCGCCGCCAGGTCCGTGGTGCCGGTGACCCCGGTCAGCAGGACGACGGCCACGAGCAGGGCCAGCCCCCCGGCGGCGGTGACGAGCAGCGCCCGCCGGGCCGGCCGGGTGGCCCGGCCACCGGTCAGCCCGACCAGCAGGAAGGAGCAGAAGGTGGTCAGCTCCCAGAAGACGAACAGCAGCACCACATCGGCGGCCAGGACCAGGCCGAGCATCGCCGCGGCGAAGAGGGTCAGCAGCCCGTACACCGCACCGTGCCGCCCGGTGGGCCCCAGGTAGCGGGGGCAGTAGGCCATGATCAGCGCGCCGACGCCGAGCACGATCATGCTGAACAGCAACGCGAGCCCGTCGAGCCGGAGGGCGAAGTCGACGTCCAGGGAGGGCAGCCAGCGGGCGGACACGTCCACCGTCCCACCGGCCAGCACGTGCGGCACGGCCGATCCCAGCAGAGCCGCCACGCCGGCGAAGCCCGCGGCCAGGGCGTAGCCGGCGTTGCGTCCCCAGCCCGCCCGCACCAGCAGCGGTGCCGCGGCGGCCAGGAGCGCCATGGCCGCCAGGGCGAGCACCAGGATCACGGCGGACTCCCGCGCGCACCCCGGCTCCCGGCGCGACAGTCGAGCAGCGACACGTCGACCTCCCCGTCAGCACGGGACAATAGGGGTGCACTGCAATTCTAGAACCAAATTGCGTACATTGTCGATCGAGCGGACGCCCGGCCACCAGTCCGCCGAGCCTCCCGCACACCCGGTCGGGGCCCTAGACTCCGCGCGTGGGGCTCCTCACGACACTGGCGCTGCTGGCCGGGTTCGCGGCGCTGGTCCTCGGGGGCGAGCTGCTCGTGCGCGGCGGCAGCGGCCTGGGACGGGCGACCGGGCTGTCACCGCTGGTCGTCGGCCTGACGGTGGTCGCCTTCGCCACCTCGGCGCCCGAGCTCGCGGTCTCCCTCGACGCGACGCTGTCCGGCACGCCGGGCCTCGCCGTCGGCAACGTAGTCGGCAGCAACATCACCAACGTGCTACTGGTACTCGGTCTGGCGGCTGTGGTCCTGCCGGTCACCGTCCGCAGCCAGCTGGTGCGCCTGGACGTCCCGGTCATGGTGGCGCTGTCGGTACTGGTGTTGCTCCTGGCCCTCGACGGCGCGGTCGGTCGGCTGGAGGGGGCGGTGCTCGTGGCGCTGCTCGTGCCCTACGTCGCCTGGACCGTCATCCTCGGACGCCGTGCGGGGACGGACGAGCAGAGCGACACGCCTGCGACCACGGCCCCCACCAGGCCACTGGTCGACCTGGTCCGCCTGGTCGTGGGGGTGGCGTTGCTGGTGGCCGGAGCCCGGCTGCTGGTCACTGCCGCCACCGACCTGGCGGGCGCGCTCGGCGTCAGCGACCTGGTGATCGGCTTGACCGTCGTCGCCATCGGCACGTCCTTGCCGGAGCTGGCGACCTCGGTCATCGCCGCCGTGCGCGGGGAGCGCGAGATGGCCATCGGGAACGTCGTGGGCAGCAACATCTTCAACATCACCGCGGTGCTCGGCCTGACCGCCGGGATCGCCCCGGACGGCGTACCGGTGGACGCGGCGGCGCTGCGGTTCGACCTGCCCGTCATGGTCGCGGTGGCGATCGCGCTGCTGCCGGTGGTGTTCACCGGGTTCACCATCGCCCGCTGGGAGGCGGCGGTCTTCGTGGGCTACTACGCGGTGTACGTCACCTACCTCCTCTTGGCCGCCGCCGACCACGACGCACTCGAGCCCTTCAGTGCGGCACTGTTCGGGTTCGCGCTCCCCATCACCGCGCTGACCCTGCTGGTGCTCACGGCGCACGAGGTCCGGCTCCACCGCATCCGCGGCGGCACACCCGCCCCGGGCGGATGAGGCGCACGGCTCGCGCTGCGTCTGACGCCGGTCACGGCGACGTCCACCTGTCCCCGACCTGCGGCGGAACCCGCGGATGCCACCCCGGCCCGCCCGGTCGGCCGCCTGAGCCGGTCAGCTCCACGACCCGTGACCGGGAGACGCAGCCGGTCCCGATCCGGGCGGTGATGGCAGGGCTGCGAGGAGACACGCTAACGGCCGCAGGTGGCTGAGCTCGGTCAGGCCGAGGCCTCCGGCCGCCCCGGCCAGCGTCACGATCGGTGCAGCAGTGGTCCGATGAGGATCTCGGTGCCGTCGGGCCGCCAGGTGCGCCATCGGCCGCCGGGATCTCGTTCCACCCGGAAGCCGTGGTGGACCTTCGTGTGGTGCCGTTCGCACAGGAGCGCGGAGTTCTCCAGGTTGGTCTCGCCACCGTGCACCCAGTGGATCAGGTGGTGCACGTCGCACCACCAGGTGGGCGCCCCGCAACCGGCGAAGACGCAACTGCGGTCGCGGCGCTCGACGGCCCGGCGCAGGCCGGGCGTCACCACCCGGTGCCGACGGCCCAGCTCCAGCGGCTCCCCGTCAGGACCCATGACGATCCGGGAGACATCCGCGTCGCAGGCCAGCCACCGGGCCCGGGCGGCGGAGATCGTCGCCCCGAACCCCAGCTCCCCCGCACCGGCGCCGGTGGCCGGGTCGACCAGGTCCGCCAGGTCGATGCCCACCACCACGTGCGGCTTCACCGTGCGCAGGGTCGGGAGGTTGCCCGAGGCGAGCTGGTTGTCGCACAGCTGCACGAGCGCGTCTGCGTTCTGCTGGGACCGGGTGCGGGTGTCGCCCTTCGGGCGGTCGGCCTGCACGATCGACTCGATCGCCGCCTGCACCTTCTCCCCACCGCCGGCGTCCAGGTCGAACCGGCCGGTGATGCTGCCGTCGGCGTTCCTGGAGATCGACAGCCGGCGCCCCTCGGTCGGGTCGGGCTCGCAGCCGTCAGGGTCGAGGGCGCCGAGGAAGGCCTGCACCGCCACCCCGAGTGAGGCGTGCGAGCACTCCCGCGCCACGTCTGCCCATGCCTGGTCGAACCCGGCCAGGTCGATGCCCTGCTCCTCCGCCTGCGCCACCTCGCCGGGACCGACCGCAGCCGCCACCACCTCGACCTGCGCCGCCGTCACCTCTCCGGCCGCGAACCCGGCCGCGAGCACCGGGAGGTGTTCCAGCACCCGGCCGGCCCGCAGCACCCGCGACGCCTCGTTCACCGAGAGCCGCACGTGCCCGATCAGCCACGACCGCATGCTCTTCAGCCCGTCGTGCTCGGCCGCCTGGGTCGTTCCCGCGTGCCGCACCGTCCGCGCCAGCTCAGCGTCGAGCCGGTTCCGCGCCGCCACCAGCAACGCCGTCCGGTCCAGCACCGCCCGATCGGTCGACGCGTGCAGGTCCTCGCTCGCCAACCCGTCGAGTGTCGACAGCAGATCGCACCCGAACAGGTCACCGGGGAGCTCGACCACCACGTTCGGCGCGGGGGCGTCCAGCGTCATCGAGCCAGTCACCGAACACCTCCTCACCGCTTCGAACGTGTGTACGAAGAATACCGGCCCGGGATGGCCAGGACAACACGAAACCGCAGCTCAGGAGCCTGTCCACAGATCGTCTGGCGGTCTTGACAGACCGCCCTCGGGCAGTGCCCGAGGATCACCTGCCGGGCGCGCAACACGACCAGCGCACCTCCCGTCCAACCGACCTCCGGGCGCGCAACACCGCCAGCGCACCTCCCGTCCAAGCGACCTCCGGGCGCGCCACGGGGCCGAGCGCACCTCCCGCCCAGCCGCCCCCGGACGCCGCGCGGCCGAGCACACCTCCCCTCCAGGCGGCCCTCCAGTCGCGCCACGCGGCCGAGCGCACCTCCCGTCAGGCGGTCCTCCGGGTGGCGCCGTCCGACGGAGCGCACCTCCCGTCCAGGCGGCCGGGTTCAGCCCCTGCGGCTGCGGTGAGGCCAGGCGCGGTCGATCCACTCGCCGAGCAGCGCACCGAACACCTCGGGCCGCTCGTGCACCAGCGCGTGGCCGGCGCCGTCCACGACCGCCAGGGTGGCGTTCGGGTGGTGCGCGAGGAGGCCGACCGCGTCGGCGTACCCGACGGTGGAGTCGCGGCGCCCGGCGACGACGAGGGTGGGACCGCCGTAGCCCGCGCCCAGGTCGATCGCCCACCCG
The Modestobacter marinus DNA segment above includes these coding regions:
- the mbhE gene encoding hydrogen gas-evolving membrane-bound hydrogenase subunit E, giving the protein MILVLALAAMALLAAAAPLLVRAGWGRNAGYALAAGFAGVAALLGSAVPHVLAGGTVDVSARWLPSLDVDFALRLDGLALLFSMIVLGVGALIMAYCPRYLGPTGRHGAVYGLLTLFAAAMLGLVLAADVVLLFVFWELTTFCSFLLVGLTGGRATRPARRALLVTAAGGLALLVAVVLLTGVTGTTDLAAILADPDRVLDSPLAGPIALLVAFAAFTKSAQVPLHFWLPGAMVAMTPVSAYLHAATMVKAGIYLLMRTSPLFSDLPLWSALLLSVGLTSALVGAFMALRQHDLKAILAHSTVSQLGFLVAAIGVGTGTALAAAMLHTAAHALFKATLFMLVGIIDKETGSRDIRQLSGLWRVMPVTAAVTGLAGLSMAGIPPLLGFVSKEYLFQGLFQADVVPGAGLVAGVLGVTASALTTAYGLRIFFGAFGGVTRQPDLYEPSPAFLAPAVVPALAGLVLGSGINLLNPVVVRAGADVLPDAPMRPFQFWHGLSPEIVMSAVAVSTGLVLFLRRRQVDRLLDRVPLPDGGALFDRAHDGVLAFGRWVGSPDRQEGLAGHLARPLVVIAALGIAGSSALEGLPARNATDAALDWPVVVLVAGAVVGTVVVRSTLAVVALLGMVGLLVSAWFLLAGAPDVALTLLLVEVLTAVVVVLVLRGGPRQLPRVQRRRLLQAGALALACGLAAAAATVALTGRRGSSVAGDWFLRTAEPATGGSNVVNTILVDFRAMDTLGEAVVLGVAALGLLALFGDGPARSRRPAPAARRAASGTDVVLEASGRLIVPGVALLAVVLLWRGHDAPGGGFIAALVSGAAVALSQLAHGRLPRWLRPDVLVGAGLLLALGTGLLGGVLGGAFLAPFDLPLLGAVGVGSALLFDTGVLLMVLGLVVATLDRLGDRPEPVGPVQPPVRSEVAPGPEPRTGADLAVTGRTVSS
- a CDS encoding calcium/sodium antiporter, with protein sequence MGLLTTLALLAGFAALVLGGELLVRGGSGLGRATGLSPLVVGLTVVAFATSAPELAVSLDATLSGTPGLAVGNVVGSNITNVLLVLGLAAVVLPVTVRSQLVRLDVPVMVALSVLVLLLALDGAVGRLEGAVLVALLVPYVAWTVILGRRAGTDEQSDTPATTAPTRPLVDLVRLVVGVALLVAGARLLVTAATDLAGALGVSDLVIGLTVVAIGTSLPELATSVIAAVRGEREMAIGNVVGSNIFNITAVLGLTAGIAPDGVPVDAAALRFDLPVMVAVAIALLPVVFTGFTIARWEAAVFVGYYAVYVTYLLLAAADHDALEPFSAALFGFALPITALTLLVLTAHEVRLHRIRGGTPAPGG
- a CDS encoding HNH endonuclease signature motif containing protein — translated: MTGSMTLDAPAPNVVVELPGDLFGCDLLSTLDGLASEDLHASTDRAVLDRTALLVAARNRLDAELARTVRHAGTTQAAEHDGLKSMRSWLIGHVRLSVNEASRVLRAGRVLEHLPVLAAGFAAGEVTAAQVEVVAAAVGPGEVAQAEEQGIDLAGFDQAWADVARECSHASLGVAVQAFLGALDPDGCEPDPTEGRRLSISRNADGSITGRFDLDAGGGEKVQAAIESIVQADRPKGDTRTRSQQNADALVQLCDNQLASGNLPTLRTVKPHVVVGIDLADLVDPATGAGAGELGFGATISAARARWLACDADVSRIVMGPDGEPLELGRRHRVVTPGLRRAVERRDRSCVFAGCGAPTWWCDVHHLIHWVHGGETNLENSALLCERHHTKVHHGFRVERDPGGRWRTWRPDGTEILIGPLLHRS